A genomic window from Salvia miltiorrhiza cultivar Shanhuang (shh) chromosome 5, IMPLAD_Smil_shh, whole genome shotgun sequence includes:
- the LOC131026167 gene encoding uncharacterized protein LOC131026167 — MQMYKEVVEEYEYSYSNNGSDMHMMKPAAAQHSYNQSHGHASETRYEDGWGGAKNNDHYALGGKVHHGGNEGMKHGGYGADQGHFGHYKEGMGMKNGGYGGADHGHFGYSKEEMGMKHGGYGADQGHFGHHKEGMGMKHGGYGADQGHFGHYKEGMGMKHGGYGGDQGHFGHYKEGMGMKHGGYGGDQGHFGHYKEVMEMKNGGYGADHGHIGYSKEGMKHGGYGAHQGHYGPPHQKVSVWELKSIVD, encoded by the coding sequence ATGCAGATGTACAAGGAAGTAGTGGAGGAATATGAATACAGCTACAGCAACAATGGCTCAGACATGCACATGATGAAGCCTGCTGCTGCACAGCACAGCTACAATCAGAGCCATGGCCATGCGTCCGAGACGAGGTACGAGGATGGCTGGGGCGGCGCCAAGAATAATGACCATTATGCCCTCGGTGGCAAGGTGCATCACGGCGGCAATGAGGGGATGAAGCACGGTGGATACGGGGCTGATCAGGGGCATTTTGGTCATTACAAGGAGGGGATGGGGATGAAGAATGGTGGATATGGGGGGGCTGATCATGGGCATTTTGGTTATAGCAAGGAGGAGATGGGGATGAAGCACGGTGGATATGGGGCTGATCAGGGGCATTTTGGTCATCACAAGGAGGGGATGGGGATGAAGCACGGCGGATATGGGGCTGATCAGGGGCATTTTGGTCATTACAAGGAGGGGATGGGGATGAAGCACGGTGGATATGGGGGCGATCAGGGGCATTTTGGTCATTACAAGGAGGGGATGGGGATGAAGCACGGCGGATATGGGGGTGATCAGGGGCATTTTGGTCATTATAAGGAGGTGATGGAGATGAAGAATGGTGGATATGGGGCTGATCATGGGCATATAGGTTATAGCAAGGAAGGGATGAAGCATGGTGGGTATGGGGCCCACCAGGGGCATTATGGTCCACCTCATCAGAAGGTTTCAGTCTGGGAATTAAAGAGCATTGTAGACTAA